The sequence AAGAGCAAGCCTGAATAAAACACCTATATGCGTACGCATGCTACGTGTTTATACGTTGTGCATTTCGTGCAAATCACATGCAAATTTCCCTTTGCACATGAGCTGCTGTGTTAGATTTATTTCTGATCTGATGGGCTGCTGTGTGGTGAGGTCAGGTGATCAGAGAGGGGCAGAGTTTGAACAGGATGAAGCAGCCCGGGGGCTTATGGGAATCCACGGATTTGAGCTTTGGGGAAAACAACTGTGCAAGTCACCCAGATAAGAGGCGGGATGTTCTATCTTAATGAGTTTTGGGTGTTAATggtgaaagacagacagaatgcTTCTGTGCATGTGTTCATATGAGTGCtgctataatttttttaaaggaggGTCACACTTTTTAGACATTTCTCATCACTCTGTTTGTTTCCTCTTGTATTCTTTCCTACAAACACGCCGGTATTTAGTTGTCAGAAACTGCTGTTGGATTCTAATGAGCTCCTTCCTCAAGGACGTGTCAGCGGTTgccaggttgtttttttttcctaccaGGACACGAGTAAATCTAGCCATCATCTTGCCCAGACGTCACCTGCCTGCTTCCTTCACAGTTAGATGTATGTCTTCAAACAAAATGAGACGATAAATCAGGCTCTCTGCAGGTAGTGTCAGGAGGTTTGTCACTTTCCCATCtacactgaaaatgtaaaagtgagTGTTCCgcctgctgatgctgctgctgctggtgggaATATCAGCAGGGGTAAAACAGCACAAATCCCCCTTTTGCTGGCAgccaaagcaaaataaaaatgcaaagttcCCCCTGCCCCATACTGGTGAATATTGCGTTtttgtgcagtgttttgtgttCAGTGTTGCTCcagtttttgttgcatttaagCTCTGTTTCCTGCGCCACTTAGTGAGAAGCCTTCAGAGACAAAGTCCTATATTTGAGCATAGAAGACTAGACAgtgggaattttaaaaaaagagagaagaagtcCCAAATTCTAACAGTGAAAAGAAAGCAGGAATCCAGGTACATTAATCAGTCCTTAGGGGTGCAGGGAACATAACAAAACACAAGTATAATCTACTACTGCAGTTCTAGTTTTTGtacacacagtaaaaaaaagaataaaaaatagtcCAATTATGTAGTTTTTAGGATCCTTAttaaaattctatttattttttaattaaatcatcctcattaaaatgtgtttgtacaACCAAtaataaggaaaataaaagtgataaaattcaaaacacaaTTTGCATTGCAAATACAGCCAGTTGTCCATCTAAATTTTAAATTAGGCATATTTTAAACGTGATAAAATGGAACAAGTCAGTAATGTACTATATATAAAGTATTGCTTTATTCTTAAATATACCAAGTAATGTTTTTTAACATGTGTTAGGTATTTTGTCCCACAAGTATTGTGATTCAGTTTAAATCGTGATCAAATCCTGACATTTACATTACTAATGGTAGTGAAAGCAAATAGATTTTCGTGACTGACAGCCTGCTGAATGAATGGAGTCTTAAAAATAGTACATGCTTAACagtaaaaaagtttaaaataaaataaaaaaacctaAACATTTCTTATGAGGCTTCAGTCATTCATGCATGTACTTTAACTGTGAGAAAATTATTTTCCATGAggttttcatcagttttcattaAGGCCTGACCTAGAAAATATGCATTTAATAATCGCTGATAGCAACAGCTGCTTGAATGAAAGACTGAATGAGAGATTGAGATTCCTGATATGAATTGATGGCAACAATAGCAGTGTGTTCTATTGCACCAGAAGCTAGCAGCAGAGGACAATGACTTGAGtcatttctttttgttgctgtatAATATTGTATGAAGTGATGTGAGGTGGACTGTGTCTGTATCAGACTGTCGGCTGAGGCGAATTCTAGCTGCTCTTTTTATGTGCGttattcctgctgctgctgtaaaagAACTCTAGCTGAATGGGGTTTGTAATTAGCTATGATGCAGtcttttaaatgaataatagaTTTTTAGCTTAATTAGTGTGGCACCATCAAAAATGCAACATTGATTCCTGAAATTGACAGTTCTTATACATTTGACTAAAATTTGACTttgagttttattgtcttttagaTAAACCTTTAAATTATTGAACCATGGTTCCAAATGTTGAAGAGACTAACACTGGGTTGTGTGATTTGAATATCTTCAGAAACGTATTttaattaacttatttttcatttgcaaggataaaatgattaataatacaattaaaatgaaataagaccaatgcttattgtttttgttacttgcattatttttaattatcatACATTTTCATGGTAACAACCAACAGTCAAACTGCTTCAAAACAGTTCAAggatatgttttaaaaatatcgaTTAATGCATTATTAACTCTCTACCATTATGCTCAAACATTTCAGCAAGTGACACGTTGTTATGTGACAGGGAGACACTTTGCTGCAACATATAACATTACAcaatttgtttgaatttcttAGGATCTGATTACTGCGCATAACTGAGGCATGGCTGCAAAAACACTGACTGCTGTGACATTTATGTACTATTAACTGCTTTATGGCTAATGAACTGACTACTAATTTATTGAGTTAAACATTTATGCTGAGAGGGGATTTCTACATTAATAATGTGAAAAAGGttcattgtctcatttttatttggGTGCAAGGATAAGTCATAGCCATAGACGTTGAATTAGCATTAATTTGATAATTCAAATTGCTATTATTGTACAGTTAAAATATATTGCAATTGCTCAAATTAAAGAACTAGCCTACTTTGGACTAAGCATGGAAAAATGATGGAGTGTACTTTCTCTGCTCCGTCTATCCGACTGTCACCTGCTCTTTCTCGCTCGATCTTTCTCTGTCTCCGGCTCTCCCTCACTCcgcctccatctctctctttttctgcccCTCAGGGCCGTTACTCTGGCCCATAAATAGGCCTGTTGCAGGTGATGGAGGGCCTCTGAGGGAGACGGAGCACTTTGGCTGATTCCCAGAGAAAGGTAATGACAGGCCCCGTCAATACCCAGCGCTCCATTTACTACGGGACCCCGTCTGCACTACTAACAAGACTTGAGGCTAATACTCGGAGGACCTAGACCATGTCCGCTCGGGTAATTCAACTGATGTCAAGATGGATGGCCTGAGATGTACTGATTACATGCCCAAACTCCTGTACACCAGTTTCACATCCCTGACTACGCTTGTTAAGAGCCAAAAAATGGTCCAAGACCAGAGAATTTATTGCTCAACCAACCGCTACACTATACAGTATACAccactgatttttttcatttgtgtataGGTCCTCTTTTAACAAATGCACACACCATGCACAACAAATTGGACAAGCTACTTTGCTCACAGAACTGTTTAAATTCATTCTGATCTCAACGCAATTGCGTAAAATGACTATATATTGGTATTGATTCAcagatttttggattttctgATCAATTCTGTTAGCTGAGCTGTAAAGCTTTTTGTAGCCTCCCCTCCTAAATTACCCACCATCAGCTCTGcactttgttagtttttctgaGGCTCAAGTGGAGCATTTGAAAGATTGATGGAGCTTAAGACtgaaactttgtgttttttattactGGTGCAGAGCTGGCAACATTTTTGAGTAGGCGATAGTGCTGTGATTCACTGGCCAACCAAACAAGAGGGTTACTTTTAGGTAGAAGCATTTAGGTGGTTACATTTGAAAATAGTTTAGAGGTCAGGAAAAGGCGAACACTTACAAAGCTATTAAGATTACATTTGCTCAGTCACCAGAGCAGTGCAGCCGCACACTTTCAGTGTTTCTCCTAAGCAGAGTGCTGTGGCAACACTTCACTCAAAGCAGCTCGTAAAGTTCTTTGCCAGATTTGTCAGTGAAATTTTTGTCTAAGTTTCTTTAGAGATGCacaatattgtacttttttcccccagaaATGTAGCATGCTAAACTTTTCCAACTCATTTTGGCTGATTGCAGATACCAATACATACACATATTACTCTTATGATGCAGTCATAAAATATGCCTTGTGCTCACCAACAACCAGCTTTGATTGTTAGCGTCCTCTTATCTGTCTACTGATGTTAATTTTGGGTCGAtgttattatttcatttcagaGGCCTCGCTGGCTGAGACTAAAGACATGCTGATATGATCATACAtccctattttttttcttaaaaaggaagaaaaacgaAACTAATAGCACTTTTAATTGTCATGATCAAGATGTGACTTGAGTGTGTgacataatatttattttaatgcataGTCTATTTCATTCAGGACTAGGGATGTCTTGATCGCTTCGAGCCATTCGACGCGCTTTTTTACCAATCGGTATTACAAACCTAAGCCTGATGCCGACACAGATGTCATAAATTGAAATAATTCCcgtaataaatgcagcattatcaatcaataattaATCAGTAGGCACATAGTGTAGGCAGCAATGGTGGCTGTAACACATGCAGCTGATCCCAGCTTCAGTCAAGTGTCACAGAAGACTTGGTCATGGTGCACTATTACTGGCTAATCCTCCACAAAGCTCTCTGTTTGTCAACTccaaactgcctgattcctctAGTCCCagcattaaacaggaagagataCACAAGCACGTACTTCAGCTAATCTACAAGACTGTAAGTGTGTATTGTCTAGGAAAATGGTGTCAGGTATAGGCAGAAACTAAATATTACATGTCTTGGattggggcaaaaaaaaaaacaaactttattgtGACATCCCTATTCAGGACAATTAAGTGTTAAAGTTAGAACGCTTGTACTTACTTTTgacaaataaactgaatatgtgtgtgtgtgctttctaTGACTGTACACTCTTCCCCTCCTTTGGtgtgtttatttacaattaaagagATTTAGccaaaaatgcatgaaatgagCACAACTGATATGGCAGCAGCAGTGACGTGGTGTATCAGCACTAACCTCCTCAAACAGCTCCAGGCTGTATGTGTTGTCGTCATCAGCAAAGTAGACAATTCCAGCTTGGCTGCTGTTGGCGTTGAAAGTCTCCCTCAGCCAGCGCAGGGCCAGATTCCTCTGCATGGTCCCTCTGGGGATTCTCGGGTCCCGAGTGTCACCTCTCAGCTTATAGTTCCTGGGCGTCTCTACATTGAGGTGGGTGTAGTTCAGCCCCGTTTCTCGGAGGAGTCGCGTGACAAGAGTTGTTCTCCGCTGGGAGTCCTCCACCAGGATCCAGTGCAGGTTGGGAACATGGAGGAAGGTGTTTGCTAGCCGTGTCAGCTCTGCCTTCTGCACGGGGCGACTATATGTGGGGGTGATGATGTGAATAGTAGGCAGCACATCGGACCAGGGCGGAGGCCTTGTGTACACATACTCTGTCCTCACCACCTCCACAATGTCCTTATCTGAGGCGCAGTATTCCTTGGAGTCCTGCGCCTGGCCACCTGCCTCCCTCTTGCCCTCAACACCGTCATCTACAGATACGGGGATAAGAAGACATGTAAGGCATTAGTGCAACCTTGAGCTGCCCTTTGTATATTTGCCTCAGGTGACTTAAACCCAATGGGGGTAAAGTGTACCTGAGAGCCGGTGTTGGCGGACTGCAAGCCTCTCTGGAATGATAAAGATCTCTTTTACTAGGTGGTGACAGGCTGCAAAAAGTGAAAGCAGGCACCGTGAGAGGATAACACAGCtgatggacagagagacagcaCAAGACGAGGGAGGGAAGGGGAGAGATGGGCCCTGCTGTTACTCCAGTGTTGCCTTTGGGCTTGTCTttgtaaagagagaaaaagtggGGGTATGTGGCTCTTGTGGACATGCTTTCTTTTTATGTCCAGACTCCACCACAGACTCTTCCTCAGCCTTTTCTCTGCCATTTCTATAGCATGCTGGGATACTTCCCTGAAGTTACTATGTTTTATTGAATTAGAGAAGTCTGAATGTTCacagttaaaatgtgttttgtttctatGATGTTtaacgtgtaaaatttcagtaaTCACTGTGAGGTGGATCTTTCATGTTGCATCATAACACGGTGTTAGattgtattttaaacataaGCAATTTAGATCTCTGATACCAAGATATCCTGGCTCAAGAGTCTTGCTATACTCCACTCAAAATCTGTAATGATTTACAATGTTTGGCTACAGTAATAATTTAGAGTTTCTGAAAGTGCTTTTTTATGGAGATCTGCTTGAAAAATATATAAGACTTTGACACTGGAAAGAAACTATTGTTGGTGCTTTGTATCATCCATGACCTGCACAGCCAGAGCCACAGACTGTATGCATGAAAGTATCATAATAATAGAAAAGCGACGGTTTCTTATGAAAACACTTTCATAAGAAACTTTGTGTAGGTTTTAAGGGCACGTTGCAGGTTACTTAACAGtgggctgaaaaaaaaaaggtttcactACCTTTCTCTGCTTCACCTCTGACCAAAGCTAGAACAGTACAGCAGAGAATCAATGCACTAAGTCTGTAGTTTGTGCTGTCTACATGACACGTTAtactcttttctttctttatataACAACTTAACACTAATTTTGAATATTATGACCCTATTGAAGACCTGCATGTAAACAGGAGTGAAGCAGTCAGTTGGAAGCATTCTGAGTTGACTTCGGTGTTAAAGGCTGTGATGGTTTGGCCTTGTTTGGTCTTGATGGACAGGACTATGAGTACAGCATCACTAAGGTTGttaatttcttttcattgtGCCACAGCTAATAGCTGTCTTTGTCACGGTTCTGCTCGAGCTCCATTTGCACCTCCAGCATAAAGAGGATTTTTCTGCAGCACATAGATTAACACAATCTGCTGATGGCCAGATGTTCAACAGAAGCAGCCAGGGAGCacagtgccaaaaaaaaaaaaatcccctagCTTCTCTTTTAGGATCACACAAAAGGAAGCCTGTGGGCCAACTCTGGTCAGATAGCAGTgactaaaaattattttctttttcttgaatatattttattgtgtcttGAGCGTATCCTATGACACAATAAAAAGATGTGTGTAGTTCATATTGGACaactttattatattttattatttgttgagGGGAATAGTAGAATGCATTCTCGTGATTGCTTTCATGAAAGAAATTTTTCTATTTTCGAGCAAATAATGTACAAATTATCTTCAGTGCATACTGCCTCGAGTCGCTTAGATAaacctgttttgtttgttaacCCCTGTATGTGCATTCCCGCCGTTATAAGAAGAGGGCAAACAGCTCTATTGATCTGCTGTCGCTCTAATTTGGCTGTGTTTACTCGGCAGCATTCTTGACATTTTACACTGTTGGTTTGCAGTCTCAGGAGATCGGTCGTGAAACTCATGAGTACCGCATGTATTAATGACTCAGACCAGCGTGCAAACACGATAACACACGTGGACGCAAGATTTTACATGGCACTAATTGAGAGGACATGCATGTTATTTGAAATTGCTGATTAACAATTTGTATTGAATCTGCATGAGTGACAATGGGGGAGAGTTTAAACTGAAATGGATCAACGATTTATTGACGTGCTGCTGAATAAATGCATGCTGTGTCACACCGAGAGGAAAATAATGGTTCGATGGGTCAAGGCATGTGAGTGGACAAAGTGAAAAGACATGCTGCACTAGGCAAGTTATTATtaacataaaaaactaaatgctgATCAGAGGCAGCAAAATAATTCAGTTAAACTCACACACTGAGTGTATGAAACAAATATATTGAGTATATGAGTGTGGGTATATCATGGTAACTTTCAAATCTTTGTCATCTACATAAACAACCAGCTCTGATGAGGTTTACAGTGACTGAACAAGTGTTCTTGAGCTGAGATGAAGCCGATGGTCATGGCAAGTGAGTGCCTCTACACGAACGGCCTGTTGTCTAAACCTGAAGAGCGGTGTTAGGTTCGAGGACCCACTTCAAGTTCGATATTGCCAGTGGAGTGCAGTGTACTGCGTACCCTTGCGGATGGCGAGGAGTGGAGCGATAGCGCTTTGGTGCCAAACAGTGATGAGCAGAGTCCAGGGTAACACGATCAACACGATGGCAAGAATATCTCTTCTCTTCGGCATCTCCAGGATTGGTTATTTGGCTCGGCATTACCtggacacaaaaaaaaattttaaaaagacagatgtGTTATTCTTCATTTCATAATGCAAAGGATTTCAggtaaaatgactgtaaaatgcataaaatatgtgtatatatttgcACAGACACTTTCACAAATAAACTACACCAGATTCAAGCAAACATATGTTGATGAATCTCAATTACTTGGGAATGAGAAGCACATCCGAAGGAATTAACCAATATTAACTGCATTAGAAACCACACAGGCAGTGGAGGACACCCATATTTATAAGGATCAAGATGGCTTTGAGAAGAATGAAAACTCCACTGAAACAGAAATGAATTAATTGTTTACTCAGTGTTAttgaaactaataaaaaaattcaTCTTGCCACAGATGCACTGACATAACAGCCTCACATTTTCCAGCCCAGAGGACCTTAAGAATAAAATGAGAGACCAGGTGAATGCTGTAAAAGAAGTttaaaagggggaaaaaacagttTGATCATTCGCAGTGTGTAACAACCGACAAAAAGGAAGGTCAAAGCCACTGGAGGAGGCCATGGATCAGGAGTTTGTGCCCTCTGCCAGCCCGATGAGCTCATCGGTGCCATCTCTGAAGACGGGGTAGTGACTTCGTGCCCGGTGCTGATTCACCGGCCAAATGGCAGGAAGCGATGTCACCAGACTGCGGGCTGACTGGCAAATGCACCCTTCCCTCTGAGTCCAGATCATTTGGTTCAAGCTTTGTCtccctttgaaaaatgtaattacagcaCGAAAAGACATTAATCACACATTAAAGGTCCAGTGCAGGGGTTCTCAAACTTATTACTCAAAGGTCTGAATCTGATTTTTATTCAAGGTTAGAGGTCCGGGACATGTAGAGAGagcaaaataacatttaatcaaGTCAGGTAGATATTTTCAACATTCAAGTTCCACACGGTCAGGAGGGTCTTAAACCTGGTGGAAGAAATGGCCTGTAATCAGTAGGCAAGCAAGTGCTGCAAAGGATGATACAGAAAAATAGATGACCtgcataaatattaaaatgacgATATTAATACCTATAAAAGCAATGAGCATAATACATAACCCCTGCAGCAGcaaaacagcttcttccccagagctgtggctgccatcacaccccccacccatTGCCCCATCATCCAGACATTCCCCCCTCCAGGCTCATCTGTGCAATAAGAACTCTACTTCAACACTTGACCACTTTACTTTGTATGTAATACtttgattctttttatttttatctatttttattcttatttgcactgcttctaattgtcgtgttcttccagacaaatttcgttgtactcctgcacaatgacaacaaagtctCTTTAGCTTATCTGAATTCTGATAGGTGATTACACCAAGATGTCACATCTCTTTCCACTGGGCCACACGATACCAAAGCAGGAGGTAGATGCCCCTCACACAGTTATTTGTGACTCTACAAATACATTAACACAAGTTGTAGAAATTGTTTACTGGAGAAGATGAGACTTTATCTATCTGAGATTTAGGAGTTGATAACAACAACAGACAACACTTTCCAGTAGTTAATATCGCCAAGGACAACAATGTCAGTGATagggaaaaatgaaaatactgaaaatacacAATAGAAAACATCACACTTAATCACATAGTTTTTGTAACACGAGGGACATGCTGGGTGACATTTCACTTTGAGAAGCCTTGGTCCAGTGAGCAGGATTTAGAATCATCAAGGGGTGTGTTTGCAGATTGTAGCCAACTAAACACCTCATGCCTCACCCTCCTCTTCCAATCTTGTAGGAGAACCAAGCAACAACCACCTCCGGGTCTGAAAAAATATGCCAAAGGCACAAGTGACAAATGATGCCGTTCTTCCAGGGGCCACTTGAGGCTACTTCAAAATGAGTCAATCCCCACTGACCATGTTAAAATACccaacttcacagcagaaataaatgtgtttacagcCTGATACAATAAAAGGTTTTTGTCTCCATTGCTAAGTGTTTTGCTCTTGAATGTATGGGGAGGGAATTTTTTCCAAAATTCACGtatttaaatggtttaaatggCTTTATTGAGTGAGGCGTGTGCTCTCACAGGACACTTCATGGTTCAGAGATGTTTGCATTGAGAGTTTCAGCTCCTCTCACGCCTCACTTctttggtaattttttatttagctGGGAGTTTGAAGAAATTAGACACTGTTGAGATGTTGACTGCCAAAACCACACTGAGTTTCAAAACAATGGTTTCAGAAACCTATCGGTGATGTCAGAGAGGGTTTGTTAATCCTTATACACAATCTGCGAGCAAAACCTACAGTGGCTGCCATTTCAACGTAAAAGTGCAGAGGACCCTCACTAGAGCCAGTGTTTGGCTTTTTCATTCTGGACTACTGTACAAATATGGCGACACAGCATAGCAGCCTCTGTGTAGGACAGCCTGCCTCCTATGTAGATATAAAGATGCTCATTCAAAGCTATTGAAATCAGTGATTCATAGTTACAAGTAATTATGCACCAATTATATTATTGTATTCTATTTCTGCAAATGGAGCCACTTAAATCCTACACACTGGTCCTCCAAACTAATAACATGAAACACTTGAAACCACTGTCACATCTTTACCGCTGACTCTTTATAGAAAGCGATGTCTGCCAATAGGGTACTTCAGAGCTAAATAACCAGCTATCTAGttacatgtgtatttttttgccttGTAAGTAAGCATTAATTTGCAGGTGGCTTTAGAGCAGAGAAGCAGAGGTTTTTGTACGGCTGTGATTGTTAGGTTGCGGGTTTAGCTGATtgcaaatgcaaatgaaaatgatAGGATTAAACGGGTCTGCCTAGCAATACAACTACCCTCTTCTTATGCACAACTGCTATGCTTCATAAATTCTATGCAGCAGTCTGCCAGAGGTTTTAAAGTATCAGCTACTGGTATATAACTTGGAAAATCAAAACTGATGTGAATCAATACCTCAGGCACAGTCTCCATAAACATTATAAACATTATGTTTCACAAATGTAGAAATTGTGTAGTTGGTTTGTTTTGCATTGCATCATTCCATTTCAGACTCCGTCTGTTATTAGCTGTGCTCCCTGTCCTCCTTTGCTCATTTACATCCACTTTAAAGACAACAGACCTCCACAGCCCTCAACAGGGTCTGTCTCTCCTCACAGGCTTTTGGCATTATGCCGAGCCCTAACTGGAAAAATGCAGTTATTAAGTGATCCGCTCAATTaaacaaaggagaaaacagacatAATGTGGGCACAGGTGTTTGGCGTGTTCATTTCAGCTTTACACATGAGGAAACAAGTCATCACATTTCCCACGGTGATGCAGCTCCCACTGCTGGGGAAGGTGGCAGTATATTGAGgcttaacataattgcacatgCCAATTATGTTTATTGAGCTCTATAAATAAACACCATTAATGCCTAAGCCTTGTGTGAATAGTTGTGACACAAACCCTACACCACACAAATGCTTTCTGCTGATAAAGAAGTAGGTGCAGCAaagctgtatttatttattttttgttcttcagtGGAGTGGAGGTTAGAGTGGAACCCTCTTTGGAAATTATTATTGTGCACGGTTCTGCTTCTTTATATAGAAGGACAGTAATGgtgcacagaaaacaacataacCCACATTCCAAGTTCTTCAATGAATGGTATTTGGAATTTCACTGATAAATCCACTGAATGCCTCCCTCTGAGACATGTTTCTGAAGGCGCACATTTTTCACCACGTAAAACAAGTAATGTGTGTGTCTTATTGAAGAGAAAAATTTGACACTGTCAATTCTGCCGTTAGATTTGTACATGTGAAATGAACTCTTTAGACCTTACCATCatagtcaaagaaaaaaatcatgtctAT comes from Amphiprion ocellaris isolate individual 3 ecotype Okinawa chromosome 7, ASM2253959v1, whole genome shotgun sequence and encodes:
- the LOC111569168 gene encoding galactosylgalactosylxylosylprotein 3-beta-glucuronosyltransferase 1 isoform X2, whose amino-acid sequence is MPKRRDILAIVLIVLPWTLLITVWHQSAIAPLLAIRKERLAVRQHRLSDDGVEGKREAGGQAQDSKEYCASDKDIVEVVRTEYVYTRPPPWSDVLPTIHIITPTYSRPVQKAELTRLANTFLHVPNLHWILVEDSQRRTTLVTRLLRETGLNYTHLNVETPRNYKLRGDTRDPRIPRGTMQRNLALRWLRETFNANSSQAGIVYFADDDNTYSLELFEEMRSTRKVSVWPVAFVGGLRYESPKVNAAGKVYGWKTVFDPHRPFAIDMAGFAINLRLILFKPQAYFKLRGVKGGYQESSLLRELVTLNDLEPKAANCTKILVWHTRTEKPVLVNEGKKGFTDPNVEI
- the LOC111569168 gene encoding galactosylgalactosylxylosylprotein 3-beta-glucuronosyltransferase 1 isoform X1 translates to MPKRRDILAIVLIVLPWTLLITVWHQSAIAPLLAIRKACHHLVKEIFIIPERLAVRQHRLSDDGVEGKREAGGQAQDSKEYCASDKDIVEVVRTEYVYTRPPPWSDVLPTIHIITPTYSRPVQKAELTRLANTFLHVPNLHWILVEDSQRRTTLVTRLLRETGLNYTHLNVETPRNYKLRGDTRDPRIPRGTMQRNLALRWLRETFNANSSQAGIVYFADDDNTYSLELFEEMRSTRKVSVWPVAFVGGLRYESPKVNAAGKVYGWKTVFDPHRPFAIDMAGFAINLRLILFKPQAYFKLRGVKGGYQESSLLRELVTLNDLEPKAANCTKILVWHTRTEKPVLVNEGKKGFTDPNVEI
- the LOC111569168 gene encoding galactosylgalactosylxylosylprotein 3-beta-glucuronosyltransferase 1 isoform X3; its protein translation is MPKRRDILAIVLIVLPWTLLITVWHQSAIAPLLAIRKDDGVEGKREAGGQAQDSKEYCASDKDIVEVVRTEYVYTRPPPWSDVLPTIHIITPTYSRPVQKAELTRLANTFLHVPNLHWILVEDSQRRTTLVTRLLRETGLNYTHLNVETPRNYKLRGDTRDPRIPRGTMQRNLALRWLRETFNANSSQAGIVYFADDDNTYSLELFEEMRSTRKVSVWPVAFVGGLRYESPKVNAAGKVYGWKTVFDPHRPFAIDMAGFAINLRLILFKPQAYFKLRGVKGGYQESSLLRELVTLNDLEPKAANCTKILVWHTRTEKPVLVNEGKKGFTDPNVEI